The sequence GCGTTGCAGGCCGTCCTCGAAACGTTGCGTGAGCAGGGCACCGGCCGGTTGGCCGTGGTGTTCGGTGCGGGCGGCAACCGGGACGCCGGCAAGCGCGCCCCGATGGGCCGCGTATCCGCCGAGCTGGCCGACCTGGTCGTGGTCACCGACGACAACCCGCGTGACGAGGATCCCGCCGAGATCCGCGCGGCGATCATGGCGGGCACCACAGGCGGCACCGCCGAGGTGGTCGAGATCGGCGATCGCCGCAAGGCCATCGAGCACGCGGTGGCCTGGGCACGACCAGGCGACATCGTGCTGGTGGCGGGCAAAGGCCACGAGGCCGGACAGACCAGCCGCGGCCACACCCGCCCGTTCGACGACCGCGATGTGCTGGCCGACGCGTTGGAAGCATTGGAGCAGGGCACGTGATCGCCCTGTCGCTGGCCCGGATCGCCGACATCGTCGGGGGCCGCCTCGTCGACATCAGCGCGGAGGAGGCCGCGACCACTCGCGTCACCGGAACCGTCGAATTCGACTCGCGCGCGGTCACACCCGGCGGGTTGTTCCTCGCGCTTCCCGGCGCGCGCTCCGACGGGCACGACCACGCCGCGGCCGCCGTCGCCGCGGGTGCGGTCGGGGTGCTGGCCGCCCGGCCGGTCGGGGTACCCGCCATCGTCGTGACGCCGACGCCCGCGACGACCGACCGCGGCGGTTTGGTGTTCGAACACGACGCCGACGGCTCGGGGGTGGCGGTGCTGGGGGCGCTGGCCAAGCTGGCCGCCGCGGTGGCCGCCGAACTCGTCCACGGCGGGCTGAAAGTCATTGGGATCACCGGCTCCTCGGGCAAGACCTCCACCAAGGACCTGGTGGCGGCGGTGCTGGCCCCGCTCGGGGAGGTGGTCGCGCCGCCGGGCTCGTTCAACAACGAGCTCGGCCATCCCTGGACGGTGTTGCGCGCCACCGAGGCCACCGACTTCCTGGTGCTGGAGATGTCCGCGCGGCATCGGGGCAACGTCGCCGCGCTGGCCGAGATCGCCGTCCCGTCGATCGCGGTCGTGCTCAACGTCGGCACCGCACACCTCGGCGAGTTCGGTTCGCGCGAGGCCATCGCGGAGACCAAAGCCGAACTGCCCCAAGCCGTTCCGCCCGACGGCGTGGTGATCCTCAACGTCGACGACACCGCTGTGGCGGCGATGGCCGAGCGGACCCGTGCCCGGGTGATCCGGGTCAGCCGCGAGCCGGGCGCCCGCGCGGACGTGTGGGCGGAGGCGGTCACGCTGGATGCGTTGGCGCGCCCGCGCTTTCGCCTTCACTCCGGCGGTCGGCACGTCGATGTCGCGCTGGCGGTGCACGGCGATCACCAGGTGTCCAACGCGCTGTGCGCGGCGGCCGTCGCGCTCGAATGCGGCGCCACCCTCGAGCAGGTGGCCACCGCGCTGGCCGCGGCAGGACCGGTGTCCAAGCACCGCATGGCGGTCGTCACCCGCGACGACGGCGTCACGATCGTCAACGACGCCTACAACGCCAACCCGGACTCGATGCGGGCCGGGTTGAAGGCGCTGGCCTGGATGGCCCGCGTGGGCGGCGGGCGCCGCAGCTGGGCGGTGCTCGGCGAGATGGCCGAGTTGGGCGACGACGCGATATCCGAGCATGACAACATCGGGCGGCTGGCCGTGCGATTAGATGTCTCACGACTCGTCGTCGTAGGAACCGGGAGGGCTATGAGCGCCATGCACCACGGGGCGGTCATGGAGGGATCGTGGGGCTCTGAGGCCACCATGGTCCCCGACGCCGACGCCGCGCTGGCGTTGCTGCGGGCCGAACTGCGGCCCGGCGACGTGGTGCTGGTGAAGGCGTCCAACGCGGCAGGCCTCGGGCCGCTGGCCGACGCGCTGGCCACCGATGGGACCACCGGATGAGGCAGATCCTCATCGCCGTCGGTATCGCGCTGACGGTGTCGATCCTGCTCACCCCGGTGCTGATCCGGCTGTTCACCCTGCAGGGCTTCGGCCACGAGATCCGCGAGGACGGACCACCCAGCCACCACAAGAAGCGGGGCACCCCGTCGATGGGTGGGGTGGCGATCGTCGCCGGCATCTGGGCCAGCTACCTGGGCACCCACCTGGTCGGCATCGTCATCGACGGCAAGGGCCCGTCGGCGTCGGGCCTGCTGGTGCTCAGCCTGGCCACCGCGCTCGGCCTCGTCGGCTTCCTCGACGACCTGATCAAGATCCGGCGGGCCCGCAACCTCGGCCTGAACAAGACCGCCAAGTCCGTGGGCATCCTGGCCGCCGCGGTGATCTTCGGGGTGTTGGCGCTGCAGTTCCCCAACGCCGACGGCCTGACGCCCGGCAGCCCCGAACTGTCCTACGTCCGCGAAATCGCCACGGTCACGCTGCCGCCCGCGATTTTCGTGCTGTTCTGCGTCCTGATCGTCAGCGCCTGGTCGAACGCCGTGAACCTCACCGACGGCCTGGACGGGCTGGCGGCCGGCGCGATGGCCATGGTGTGTGCGGCATACGTGCTGATCACGTTCTGGCAGTTCCGCAACGCCTGCGCAACCACCCCCGGGCTCGGCTGCTACAACGTGCGCGACCCGTTGGACCTGGCGATCGTCGCGGCCGCCACCGCGGGCGCCTGCATCGGCTTTCTGTGGTGGAACGCGGCGCCGGCCAAGATCTTCATGGGCGACACCGGGTCGCTGGCGCTCGGCGGCATCATCGCCGGGCTGTCGGTCTCCAGCCGCACCGAGATGCTGGCGGTGGTGCTCGGCGCGCTGTTCGTCGCCGAGGTGGTCTCGGTGGTCGTGCAGATCATGGCGTTCCGGACCACCGGACGCCGGGTGTTTCGGATGGCGCCCTTCCACCACCACTTCGAGCTGGTGGGCTGGGCGGAGACGACGGTGATCATCCGGTTCTGGCTGTTGACGGCGATCGCCTGCGGGCTGGGGGTGGCGCTCTTCTACAGCGAATGGCTGACCACCGTCGGGGCCTGACGTGACCGAGCTCGCCCCGCTGGTGCGCGGCGCCCGGGTCCTGGTCACCGGCGCCGGGCTCACCGGCCGCTCGGTCAGCGCCGTGCTCGAACCGACCGGCGTGCGGCTGACGATCTGCGACGACGACCCGCTGGCCCTGCAACGCCTGATCACCCCCGCCGCCGTGGTGACCACCGCGCAGGCCGAGGCCGATATCGGCGATTACGCGCTGGTGGTCACCAGCCCCGGCTTCTCGCCCGACACCCCGGTGCTGGCCGCGGCGGCGCGCGCCGGGGTGCCGATCTGGGGCGACGTCGAACTGGCGTGGCGGCTGGATCGCGCGGGTGAATTCGGTCCGCCGCGCCGCTGGCTCGTGGTGACCGGCACCAACGGTAAGACCACCACCACCTCGATGCTGCACGCCATGCTGATCGCGGCGGGCCGACGCGCCGCGCTGTGCGGCAACATCGGCAACCCGGTGCTCGACGTGCTCGCCGAACCGTCGGACATCTTGGCCGTCGAGCTGTCCAGCTTCCAACTGCACTGGGCGCCGTCGCTGCGACCCGACGCCGGCGCGGTGCTCAACGTCGCCGAGGACCACCTGGACTGGCACGGCTCGCTGGCGGCGTACGCCCGCGACAAGGCCCGGGTGCTCGACGGCCGGGTCGCCGTCGTCGGGCTCGACGACCCGCTGGCGTCGACCCTGCTCGAGACCGCCGCGGCGCCGGTGCGCACCGGGTTCCGGCTCGGGGCGCCGGGCCCGGGCGAGCTCGGCGTGCGCGACGGGATGTTGATCGACAACGCGTTCGGCGACCAGGTTCGGCTGGCCGAGGCGGCCGCGATCCCGCTCGCCGGTCCGATCGGTGTGCTCGACGCGCTCGGCGCGGCCGCGCTGGCCCGCGCCGTCGACGTGCCCGCCGAGGCCATCGCCGCCGCCATGAGCCGCTTCCAGGTCGGCAGGCACCGCGCCGAGGTCGTCGCGACAGTCGACGGCGTCACCTACGTCGACGACTCCAAGGCCACCAACCCCCACGCCGCGCAGGCCTCGATCGCCGCCTATCCGCGGGTGGTGTGGATCGCCGGGGGGCTGCTCAAGGGCGCCTCGGTCGATGAACTGGTGGCATCGGTGGCGGACCGGCTGGTCGGCGCCGTGCTGATCGGGCGCGACCGCGAGGTCATTGCCAATGCGTTATCGCGACACGCACCGAATGTCCCCGTCGTTACGCCTGTGACGGGGGAGGATTTTGGGATGCTTGGGGCAAATGGGACAGATGAGACAGGGCGGATGGTGATGTCAGCCGTCGTGGCCGCCGCCCAGGACCTGGCCGAACCCGGCGACACCGTGCTGTTGGCGCCCGCCGGGGCATCCTTCGACCAGTTCAGCAGCTACGGGCACCGCGGCGATGCGTTCGCCGAGGCCGTCCGCGCCCTGTCCCGGTAGCGCCGATGAGCAACATCCTCACCCGGTTGCGGAATCGCAGGTCCGGCGCCTCCCCTAACGGTGCCGAGCAATCGTCCGACGCGCGGGTGCCGCGCACCCGGTTCGGCAACTGGCTGGGCCGACCGATGACGTCGTTTCACCTCATCATCGCCGTCGCGGCCCTGCTCACCCTGCTCGGCCTGACGATGGTGCTCTCGGCCTCCGGGGTGTACTCCTACGACCAGGACGGCTCGCCGTGGGCGGTGTTCGGCAAGCAGGTGCTGTGGACCGTCGTCGGCCTGGTCGGCTGCTACATCGCGTTGCGGATGCCGGTGCAGATGATGCGCAGCCTGGCGTTCACCGGGTTCGCCATCACGATCGTGCTGCTGATCCTGGTGCTGATCCCCGGAATCGGCAAGGTGGCCAACGGATCCCGCGGCTGGTTCGTGGTCGGCGGCTTCTCCATGCAGCCGTCGGAGCTGGCGAAGATCGCGTTCGCGATCTGGGGTGCCCACCTGTTGGCGGCGCGCCGGATGGAGCGGGCCTCGCTACGCGAGATGCTGATCCCGCTGGTGCCCGCCGCCGTCGTCGCGCTGGCGCTCATCGTCGCCCAGCCGGACCTGGGACAGACGGTGTCGCTGGGCATCATCCTGCTGGCACTGCTGTGGTATGCCGGGTTGCCGCTGCGGGTGTTCGTGTCCTCGCTGTTCGCCGTCATCGCGTCGGCCGCCGCGCTGGCCATGGTGGAGGGGTACCGCTCCGAGCGGGTGATGTCCTGGCTGAACCCCACCCTGGACACACAGGGCTCGGGATACCAGGCCAAGCAGGCGAGGTTCGCGCTGGCCAACGGCGGGTTCTTCGGGGACGGGCTGGGCCAGGGGGCGGCCAAGTGGAACTACCTGCCCAATGCGCACAACGACTTCATCTTCGCGATCATCGGCGAGGAACTCGGCTTCATCGGGGCCGCCGGGCTGCTGTGTCTGTTCGGGCTGTTCGCCTATACCGGGATGCGGATCGCGCGGCGCTCGGCCGATCCCTTCCTGCGGTTGGTGACCGCGACCGCGACGCTGTGGATCATGGGCCAGGTCTTCATCAACGTCGGATACGTGGTCGGCCTACTGCCGGTCACCGGACTGCAGTTGCCGCTCATCTCCGCCGGTGGAACCTCAACGGCGACAACGCTGTTCATCATCGGCATCATGGCCAACGCGGCGCGGCACGAACCCGAGGCGGTGGCCGCCCTGCGCGCCGGGCGCGACGACCGGATGAACCGGCTGTTGCGGCTGCCCCTGCCCGCGCCCTATGTGCCCAGCCGCACCGAAGCGCTGCGCGACCGACTGCACGCGCAGAAGGCGAACCAGAAACAGCGCGCCCGGGCGGCCAAACCCGCGAGACCCGCCGCGAAACCCGCGCGCAAACCGGCCTCCGACAACCGGCGCAAAGCCCACGCGGCTGCTCGGCCGGTGCGGGCCTCAAGGCATCATGGAGGCGGCCGAACGGAGAAGGGCCGACGATCGCGCACATTGGAAGGTCAGCGTTACGGGTGAAGGACACGGTGTCGGTCCCTCGGGGGCAGGGGGACGACCGGGGGGTCTCTGTGGTGCTCGCGGGCGGTGGAACCGCGGGACACGTCGAACCGGCGATGGCGGTCGCCGACGCCCTGACCGCGCTCGATCCCACTGTGCGGATCACCGCGCTGGGCACCGAGCGCGGGTTGGAAACCACGCTGGTCCCCGAACGCGGATATCACCTTGAGCTGATCACGCCCGTGCCGCTGCCGCGCAAACTGTCGGGTGATCTGCTGCGGCTGCCCCTGCGGGTGCGCCGCGCGGTGCGGCAGACCCGCGCGGTGCTCGACGACGTCGGCGCCGACGTCGTCGTCGGGTTCGGCGGATACGTCGCATTGCCCGCGTACCTGGCGGCGCGAGGCGGGCTGGCCCGCCGCCGCGTGCCCGTGGTGGTGCACGAAGCCAACGCCAGTGCGGGCTGGGCCAACCGGGTGGGCGCCCGCACGGCGCGCCGCGTGCTCTCGGCGGTTCCGGACCCCGGATTGCGCGACGAGGTCGAGGTGGTGGGGGTGCCGGTGCGCGCGGCCATCACCACGCTGGACCGGATGGCGTTACGGGCCGAGGCGCGAGCACATTTCGGGTTCGCCGACGACGCGAAGGTGCTGCTGGTCTTCGGCGGCTCCCAAGGTGCCCAGTCGCTCAACCGCGCCGTCGCTGCGGCAGCCAAAGACCTTGCCGCCGCGGGGGTCTCGGTCCTGCATGCGCACGGTAAGAAGAACACCCTCGATCTTCGCGAGCCCGCTGACGGCGACCCGCCCTACGTCGCCGTTCCCTACCTGAACCGGATGGACCTCGCCTACGCCGCAGCGGATCTGGCGATCTGCCGCTCGGGGGCGATGACGGTCGCCGAGGTGACCGCGGTCGGCCTGCCCGCCGTCTATGTGCCGTTGCCCATCGGCAACGGCGAACAACGGCTCAACGCGCTGCCCGTCGTCAACGCGGGGGGCGGGCTGATCGTCGACGACGCCGAGTTGTCACCGGGTTTCGTCGCCGACACGGTGGCCGGCCTGCTCACCGACACCGGCAGGTTGCAGTCGATGACCGCGGCAGCCGCCCTCGCCGGGCACCGCGACGCCGCGCGGCGCGTCGCGCAGATCGCCATCGACGTCGCCAAAGCCGATCGTGAGGGTGTGCGGTGAACCTGCCCGAAGATCTGCAGCGGGTGCACATGGTCGGCATCGGGGGAGCGGGCATGTCGGGCATCGCGCGCATCCTGCTGGACCGTGGCGGCATGGTGTCGGGTTCCGACGCGAAGGAATCCCGCGGTGTCGTCGCGTTGCGCGCACGCGGGGCGGCGATCCGCATCGGTCACGACGAGTCCTCGCTGGACCTGCTGCCCGGCGGCCCGACGGCGGTGGTGACCACGCACGCCGCGATACCCAAGACCAACCCCGAGCTCGTCGAGGCCCGCAGGCGGGGAATCCCGGTGGTGCTGCGCCCGGTGGTGCTGGCCAAGCTGATGGCGGGGCACACCACGTTGATGGTGACCGGCACCCACGGCAAGACGACCACCACATCGATGCTCATAGTGGGGTTGCAGCACAGCGGTTTTGATCCGTCGTTCGCCGTCGGCGGCGATCTGGGGGAAGCGGGCACCAACGCGCACAACGGCAGCGGCGACTGTTTCGTCGCCGAGGCCGACGAGAGCGACGGATCGCTGCTGGAGTACACCCCCGACGTCGCGGTCGTGACCAACATCGAGGCCGATCATCTGGACTACTTCGGCAGCGTGGACGCCTACGGGGCGGTGTTCGACGATTTCGTCGAGCGGCTCAAACCCGGTGGAGCGCTTGTTATCTGCGCCGACGACCCCGGCGCGGCCGCGCTCGGCGAGCGCACCGCGGCGCTGGGCATCAGGGTGCTGCGCTACGGCGGCGACCCAACTCAGTCCCTCGCGGCCACGCTTTTGAGCTGGGAGCAGCACGACACCGGCGCGGTGGCCCACGTCCAGTTGGCCGATGAGCCGCGCCCACGGGTGATGCGGCTTTCGGTGCCCGGTCGACACATGGCGCTCAACGCGCTCGGTGCGCTGCTGGCGGCGATGCAGGTCGGCGCCCCGGTCGACGCGGTCCTGGACGGTCTGGCCGGCTTCGAAGGCGTCCGCAGGCGTTTCGAGTTGGTGGGAACAGCCGGTGGGGTCCGCGTCTTCGACGACTACGCGCATCACCCGACGGAGGTCCGTGCGACGCTGAGCGCGGTGCGCACGGTGACCGAGCAGGCCGGGGGAGGCCGCTCGATCGTCGTGTTCCAGCCGCACTTGTATTCGCGCACAGAGACTTTCGCCCGCGAGTTCGGAAGAGCCCTCGACGGCGCAGACCAGGTGGTGGTGCTCGACGTGTACGCGGCGCGCGAGCAGCCGATCGCCGGGGTGAGCGGGGTCAGCGTCGCCGAACACGTCAGCGTGCCGGTGCGATACGTCCCGGACTTCTCCGCCGTCGCCGAACAGGTCGCCGAAATCGCCGAGCCCGCCGACATCGTCGTCACCATGGGCGCCGGCGACGTGACCATGCTGGGCACCGAAATCCTGGCCGCGCTGCAGGCCAAGGCCAACCGCAGCGCGCCGGGCCGATCCGGAACCGCGCTGCGATGACCGAGCCGGCCGACACCAACACCGGTGACGATGCCGCCACCGATGCCGCCACCGATGCCGACGGCGCGACGGCACCGGACACGGGCGCCGCGCCGACCCTGCCCGCGGCCGCCCCGGACTACGAGGGCCCCCGCCGGCGGGCGCGGCGGGAACGCGAAGAACGCCGTGCGGCCCAGGCCCGCGCCATGGCGATCGAGAAGGCCAGGCGCGAGGCCAAGCGCCGCGCCATGGGGCAGCCGGCCGGCGAGGCGAAAAAGCTTGGCAGGGGCACGGTTCGGGGCCTGAAGGCGTTGATGTGGTCGGCGCTGATCAGCGTCATCGTCGTCGGTCTGGGCCTGCTGCTGTACTTCACCCCGCTGATGTCGGTGCGCAACATCGCGGTCATCGGACTGGACCTGATTCCCCAGGAGGAGGTCGTCGGCGCGGCCGCCGTCGCCCCCGGGACGCCGCTGCTGCAGGTGAGCACCGACGCGGTCGCCGAGCGTGTCGCGACGATCCGCCGGGTGGCCAGCGCGCGTGTGCAGCGCCAGTACCCGTCGACGCTGCGGATCACCGTCGAGGAGCGCGTGCCCGTCGTCGTCAAGGACTACCCGGACGGCCCGCACCTCTTCGACCGCGACGGGGTGGACTTCGCGACCGAAGTGCCGCCGCCCGGGGTGCCCTACCTCGACACCGAGATGCCCGGGCCCAACGACCCGCCCACCAAGGCCGCGCTGCAGGTGATGACCTCGCTTCCACCCGAGGTGGCCGCCCAGATCGCGCGGGTCTCGGCGCCGTCGGTCGCCGCGATCACGCTGCAACTGGTCGACGGCCGGGAAGTGGTGTGGGGCACCACCGATCGCACGGAGGAGAAGGCGGTCACGCTGGCGGCCCTGCTCACCCAGCCCGGACACATCTACGACGTGTCCAGCCCGGATTTGCCTACGGTCAAGTAGGCGCCCGGCGAACCGGTGGCGCGACGCTCCACAAAAAACCCGACACGCGCATCGGCGCGCCTGCCTGGATCCCTCGCGACCACGTCCTACCGTTCTGGTTGCGCGGAACAACTTGACATAACTATAACCCTCTGGTTGAGGTTGAGAGTTTACTGGATGTGTTCAAGCCGTTCGGCGTCCGCACCGGCAACCAGGGAGGAAGGCGATCGATGACCCCCCCGCACAACTACCTCGCCGTGATCAAGGTCGTCGGCATCGGCGGTGGCGGCGTCAATGCCGTCAACCGGATGATCGAGCAGGGCCTCAAAGGCGTCGAGTTCATCGCCATCAACACCGACGCGCAGGCGCTGTTGATGAGCGACGCCGACGTCAAGCTCGACGTCGGCCGTGACTCCACCCGGGGCCTGGGCGCCGGCGCCGACCCCGAAGTGGGGCGCAAGGCGGCCGAGGACGCCAAGGACGACATCGAGGAACTGCTGCGCGGCGCCGACATGGTCTTCGTCACCGCCGGTGAGGGCGGTGGCACCGGCACCGGAGGCGCACCGGTCGTCGCCAACATCGCCCGCAAGCTGGGTGCGCTGACCGTCGGCGTGGTGACGCGGCCGTTCTCGTTCGAGGGCAAGCGCCGCAGCCAGCAGGCCGAGGCCGGCATCACCGCGCTGCGGGAGAGCTGCGACACCCTGATCGTGATCCCCAACGACCGGCTGCTGCAGATGGGCGACGCCGCCGTGTCGCTGATGGACGCGTTCCGCAGCGCCGACGAGGTGCTGCTCAACGGCGTGCAGGGCATCACCGACCTGATCACCACCCCGGGCCTGATCAACGTCGACTTCGCCGACGTCAAGGGCGTGATGAGCGGGGCGGGCACGGCGCTGATGGGCATCGGCTCCGCCCGCGGCGACGGGCGCGCGCTCAAGGCCGCCGAGATCGCGATCAACTCACCGCTGCTGGAAGCCTCGATGGAAGGCGCCCAGGGTGTGCTGCTGTCGGTGGCGGGCGGCAGCGATCTGGGGCTGTTCGAGATCAACGAGGCCGCCTCGCTGGTCCAGGACGCCGCGCACCAGGACGCCAACATCATCTTCGGCACCGTCATCGACGACTCGCTGGGCGACGAGGTCCGCGTCACCGTGATCGCCGCCGGGTTCGACTCCAGCGGGCCGGGACGCAAGCCGGTGGTGAGTACGTCGGAGACCTCGCCCATCGAACCGGGCAAGGCGGGCAAGGTGAGCACCTCGCTGTTCGAACCCGCCGACGCGGCCAGCGTGCCGGCCCACACCAACGGCGCGACGGTCAGTATCGGCGGCGACGACGGCGGCATCGCCGACGACGACGTCGACGTGCCACCCTTCATGCGCCGCTGAGCGCGGGACAATACTGGCGACCGTGACGGTTCGCATTCGGCGCGTGATCACCACCCGCGCCGGCGGCGTGTCCGCGCCGCCGTTCGACACCTTCAACCTGGGTGACCACGTCGGCGACGACCCCGCCGCGGTGGCGCAGAACCGCAAGCGTCTGGCCGCCACGATCGGCCTCGGTGAAAACGGCGTGGTCTGGATGAACCAGGTGCACGGTGATCACGTCGAGGTGGTCGACGGCCCGCCGAAGCCCCCCGCCGCCGTCGACGACACCGACGCCTTGGTCACCGCGACGCCGCGGTTGGCGTTGGCGGTGGTGACCGCCGATTGCGTGCCGGTGCTGATGGCCGACGCGCGCGCGGGCGTGGTGGCCGCCGTTCACGCCGGACGGGTCGGCGCGCAGAAGGGCGTCGTGGCGCGAGCGGTGGAGGCGATGCTCGGCCTGGGCGCCCACACCGAGGACATTTCGGTGCTGTTGGGCCCCGCGGTCAGCGGACGCAACTATGAGGTGCCCGCGGCCATGGCCGACGAGGTGGAGGTCGCGCTCCCCGGTAGTCGCACCGTCACGGCGAAGAACACCCCGGGTCTGGATCTACGGGCCGGAATCGCCAGGCAACTCACCGATTTGGGGGTCACCGCGATCGATGTCGATCCGCGGTGCACCGTGGAGGACGCCAGCCTGTTCAGCCATCGACGCGACGCCCCAACCGGTCGGCTGGCGTCGCTGGTGTGGATGGAATGACGGCGACCGTGGCGACGACGCGCGAACTCGAATTGGCCGAGGCGCTCAACGCCGTGCGGGCACGGATCGCCGGTGCCGCCCGGGCGGCCGGACGCAATGCCGACGAAATTGAATTGCTTCCGATCACGAAATTCTTTCCGGCCTCCGATGTTCTGATATTGGCCCGATTGGGGTGTCGTGCTTTCGGCGAATCCCGGGAACAAGAGGCGTCGAGAAAAGTCGCGGAATTGAACGAAATGGCGGACGCCTCACCGATTCGCTGGCACATGGTGGGCCGGATTCAACGCAACAAAGCGCGCTCGATCGCCGGGTGGGCGTACGCGGCGCACGCCGTCGACACCCGCAAGGTGCTCGACGCGCTCGACCGCGCTGCCGGGGAGGCCCTGGCGGCCGGGCGGCGCGACGCACCGTTGCGCGTCTACATCCAGCTCAGCCTCGACGGCGACGAACAGCGTGGCGGCATCGATGTGGAA comes from Mycolicibacterium pulveris and encodes:
- the pgeF gene encoding peptidoglycan editing factor PgeF yields the protein MTVRIRRVITTRAGGVSAPPFDTFNLGDHVGDDPAAVAQNRKRLAATIGLGENGVVWMNQVHGDHVEVVDGPPKPPAAVDDTDALVTATPRLALAVVTADCVPVLMADARAGVVAAVHAGRVGAQKGVVARAVEAMLGLGAHTEDISVLLGPAVSGRNYEVPAAMADEVEVALPGSRTVTAKNTPGLDLRAGIARQLTDLGVTAIDVDPRCTVEDASLFSHRRDAPTGRLASLVWME
- a CDS encoding YggS family pyridoxal phosphate-dependent enzyme, which translates into the protein MTATVATTRELELAEALNAVRARIAGAARAAGRNADEIELLPITKFFPASDVLILARLGCRAFGESREQEASRKVAELNEMADASPIRWHMVGRIQRNKARSIAGWAYAAHAVDTRKVLDALDRAAGEALAAGRRDAPLRVYIQLSLDGDEQRGGIDVERPDLVDELCAAADAAEALEFAGLMAIPPLGADPDTAFARLHREHQRVQNRYHQRLELSSGMSGDLEAAIKHGSTCVRVGTALLGHRPLTSP